TTTGTGAGCATGGCTTATGAATAAAGTGTTGAGTTTGATACCCTTGCATTTTATCACCTCTTTTAGTCTTAACGGCAAAAGGAGGCATATACCCAGGTACTCAGCCTCTCTGAGGTCTCCGGTTCCATCCCGTTGGTTAAATTGGTTGATTAGATTTGCGGGTTATGTGGTTATTCGCCGGGATTAGTCACTTTTCGAATAAGAAGTTGGGTTTTCACAATAAAAAAACCACTTTAGCACAACAAGATACCTATTTACATGCTAAGAACAAATAGGGAAATCTATTGAGATTTTGAGAGCATATCCTTCTAATGTTCTTCTAATCTTTTCATCCAAGATAAAAGATAGCAAAATCTTTCATTAGTCTTCTTTTGAAACAAGAGTTTATTCTCAATTCaacttaaatgtttttttattgagaatattaataatgaaaaagatTTATGATTGTTTTCTCTTACCATAGATTGTGTCTTTATTGACCTCGGTTTTCTTATGCAGATAGATGAACCACTGAACAAACAATGCTCAGTGGTGGAAGATGAGTTACGTTGTTGTCAACACGACTATGGATTGCAACATTACATGAACAATGATGAAACAGATCTCTTTGCTGTCTCCATTTTAGAAATCTAACCAAGACATGTTGTTTTCAGTCTTCTTTTCTAAAGTTATGTGTTTTTTGTCTGTTTAGAGTACTGTTCCAGTATGGTGGTGCTAGAAACTGAATGTGACACAAAAACCCTAATATATACAAATGATTTGctaaattttagttaaattttgtGTTGTTAAATCTATGTTAAGATATGACATTCATGATGCTAGTTGTAACTGGTTGGTTATGTCTGATAATAATTTTGGATCTTTACCAAGATATATAAAAGCAATTGCATTTAAAAATGAAacttttggattttgattcaaaaACACCCtgatctataaatattttttttattaatgttttaataatatttttcaaatgataaaTCTAGGACACTAGTATTCTtctattattttacatttacttaaaatcttatttaaatcttattgtgttttattaagttagttaaataattttgtttgttttaaaattttaaaaaaaataattattgagtgaaaatatttaaaatatattaatatttattaaaatataattttgtataaaatgatagaaaatattttgataataaaaaaatgattaattattttaaatcattctttttttataataattctcgtttaatagattttaaatatacctttatatatattcttatatttaataatattttattttattaaaattcaaatacattattttttattatttatatattaatttcactCGAACAATTAGatgttaaacattttttttttaattatatataatatatatgttttgtatttatatatatatatatatatatatatatatatatatatatatatattattgtttattttataaaatgtgtGTGAGACTATTTATTGATAGAATAGAAATAGAGGTGAGAAGTGGCATTATTAAGTATTACATTTAactagatttatttatttagaataactCTATTAATAAcatatgataatttaatatgagacaaatttaataataataataataataataaaaacataaattagtTTAGTACAATTTTGGGTGTTACTTTTTTTTGGGTTTCCTAGAAAACACCATCCCTCGGATCCCATCCGGATCCGCTATAAACCCGAGAGGTCGATAAAACCCAAGAACTCGGGGCTCCGAATACAAAGCAATATTCGTTATCCCTTTCCCAACAAGATCCGCCAATAACCGCTCCATCACCGCCTTGCCCAATCCAATCCCCTGCAAAATTCaattaaccaaaaaccctaatccagatttcaaataatctttgaTATTTCTATAATAATCTACCTGATACGACGGATCAACAACAACGTCCCATATAATTGCATTAAACACGCCGTCGCCGGTCGCCCTAGCAAACGCTACAGGTCGCTGGTTCTTGACGCTTTGAACCCAGATCAATGCGTCGGTGTTTTGGAGCGCAATTCGAACTTTTTCCGGGTCACGTTTGGGAAATCCAACAGATACGAAGACGGAATTTAGTTGGTCTAGGTTAAGTCCTTCAGTGGAGCGACGGAAATCGAAGCCTCTTGATGATAGGTTTTCGTCGGAGATGGAGAAATTATTTGAGAGTGGTTGTGATGAAACGATTACATTGCTGCGAGAGTGGTGGTGGGAGTTGCGAGAGAAAGAAGAATTGGGAGAGATGATGGAGATGTTTCCATGGAAAAGGAATTTAGACATTCTTTAGAAATGAAGGATTTTCTTCATGAACGAACGAGAGTTGATTTCTTTCTCCAGATCTCTCTATCTGCTTCTCTCGTGAAGTTTGTGGTTGTCATGTTGCTGAGgagctaattttttattttaaaaaaatggataatgaaaacattttaaGTAAAAAGATGTTTTTAAGTAAAACTTAACAATATAGTGTACTCATCtcatatcattaaaaaaacatatgtattataaaattaatatagtcGAGTTTGGGATCGACACACTCTATCTTCGACCCTGAACCCAATCGGATAACTTTTTCCCTTCTCATCTTCAGCCATGTTATATTTTGGTTAACCCATTAtgataaaaattgtataaatataagttaGAATGAAGTAGTGTTTATGTATAAATTGTGTATTAGttgtttgatttaaattatagaagttgtatatgatttataattttgtgttttggtatatattataaaatgtagTATAGCATTATAAATTATACGCATTGGATTATTGCGATTATTGAAACTTATCAGCAACTTCACAAAGACTCGGACATCaccaaattaatcataataataagtGAGTTTTCAATTCAACATTCttgtgacacatacgacaactAACCatgatacaatattttttcatgcacatatcattcGTAAAATTCACTGTGTATAACGCTTCATCCAAATAACAAGATCTTGGATGGAATCTTTGATTCTCAAAGtttctcccaacaaaaattatatagaatcattTTAGCAAACAAGTTGTAGCAATGTCCTACATTGAAATTATCGATGTCGTTATCGATGTCGACTCACCATGTATAACGCCTTATTCAGATGGgaacatttgttttttttggaaatggGAACACTTGTTTGCGTCTTACCAAatgtaaaactctattatgggtCGAACTCTTCCTAATGTTTAATCtctttctatatctaattcggctaaCGATAATGTCCTTAACTGTGACATTTATACATATAGGAATGTAACAAACTTAGGATACgtcgtagctagacttttgacactacatcaAATGTCATCCAAAAACTGATTGAATAACCATCTTTATAATGAAACTAGACTGCTTACGAAACTTTtttccacatagaataaatttcCCTCAAATGCTACACCCCACTAGATAATCAGACATTCTGGTGAACCAATTAGACCAATCTTAACCATACTTACATATGACCATCGATGCCCAAAGAT
This is a stretch of genomic DNA from Impatiens glandulifera chromosome 4, dImpGla2.1, whole genome shotgun sequence. It encodes these proteins:
- the LOC124936428 gene encoding serotonin N-acetyltransferase 2, chloroplastic-like; the protein is MSKFLFHGNISIISPNSSFSRNSHHHSRSNVIVSSQPLSNNFSISDENLSSRGFDFRRSTEGLNLDQLNSVFVSVGFPKRDPEKVRIALQNTDALIWVQSVKNQRPVAFARATGDGVFNAIIWDVVVDPSYQGIGLGKAVMERLLADLVGKGITNIALYSEPRVLGFYRPLGFIADPDGIRGMVFSRKPKKK